Proteins encoded together in one Halalkaliarchaeum sp. AArc-CO window:
- a CDS encoding ABC transporter ATP-binding protein yields the protein MRDASAPGEAGVGDGSAGSELPDGTGSGTPSGRSDPCLRATAVNKVYRSPSGDVSALEDVNLEVYDREFFCLVGPSGCGKSTFLRLLGGLLECDSGDIEILKPEPEDGPTTSMVFQEYGIFPWKSVVENVAFGLKMRGVPKPRRHEIARRYIEKVNLDGFEESYPHQLSGGMKQRVSIARAFANDPEIFLMDEPFGALDAQTKQYLLEELLSLWNESKKTVVYVTHDIEEAIHLGDRIGVMSARPGRIKTVVDVDLDRPRTRDNIPVGRFEEIQETVWTSLSDEVERSVERSSGRTP from the coding sequence ATGCGGGACGCTTCCGCCCCGGGCGAGGCCGGTGTCGGCGACGGGTCAGCCGGTAGCGAGTTACCCGACGGCACGGGGTCGGGGACGCCATCCGGACGAAGCGATCCCTGCCTCCGAGCGACTGCGGTCAACAAGGTGTACCGCTCACCCTCCGGGGACGTCTCGGCACTCGAAGACGTAAACCTCGAGGTGTACGACCGGGAGTTCTTCTGTCTGGTCGGCCCCTCCGGCTGCGGCAAGTCGACGTTCCTTCGGCTTCTGGGCGGGCTACTCGAGTGTGACTCCGGCGATATCGAGATCCTGAAACCCGAGCCCGAGGACGGGCCGACGACCAGTATGGTCTTCCAGGAGTACGGGATCTTCCCCTGGAAGTCCGTCGTGGAGAACGTCGCCTTCGGCCTCAAGATGCGTGGCGTCCCCAAACCCCGCCGCCACGAGATCGCCCGGCGGTACATCGAGAAGGTGAACCTGGACGGCTTCGAGGAGTCGTATCCACACCAGCTGTCCGGCGGGATGAAACAGCGAGTGAGCATCGCGCGAGCGTTCGCGAACGATCCCGAGATCTTCCTCATGGACGAGCCGTTCGGAGCGCTCGACGCACAGACGAAACAGTACCTCCTCGAGGAGTTGCTCTCCCTGTGGAACGAGTCGAAAAAGACCGTCGTATACGTCACACACGACATCGAGGAGGCGATCCACCTCGGGGACCGGATCGGCGTCATGTCTGCCAGACCGGGGCGGATAAAGACTGTCGTCGACGTAGATCTCGATCGGCCCCGAACCCGCGACAACATTCCGGTTGGCCGGTTCGAGGAGATCCAGGAAACGGTGTGGACCAGCCTGAGCGACGAGGTCGAGCGGTCGGTCGAACGATCGAGTGGGCGGACCCCCTGA
- a CDS encoding ABC transporter substrate-binding protein → MATSLGGCLGDVGETTDTVTFGTLPIAAVAEVFVAKNRGFFADRDIEIETERITGASQAVPQLASGDLDVASGSIGAGVFNSIAQDVPVRAVADQTQYWDDQPSGNRFWIRAELYQEGMSFADLPENPTVAINGEATSMDYLLGRLLQLNDMGWNDLTVTEMPFPDMISAMGSGEIDACTIPDPLGLQVAQETGAGQLLYGSQLAPRMQIATYFFGEPFMENRPDVARRWLEAYLLGVREYYDMGGFPNEEVASIISEEIDVPVPAIQASIPSLVHKNGRMNVDSLMRQQEFHACRGYLDETVSADEIVDETLLDAALEEVGRLDEAEATPSVDTIHEWSETAPAPYAPVGEITVPEGFPGERICE, encoded by the coding sequence GTGGCGACGTCTCTCGGTGGCTGTCTCGGCGACGTCGGAGAAACGACGGACACCGTCACGTTCGGAACGCTGCCGATCGCCGCAGTTGCGGAGGTGTTCGTCGCCAAGAACCGGGGCTTTTTCGCGGATCGGGACATCGAGATCGAGACCGAACGAATCACCGGCGCCTCCCAGGCGGTTCCCCAGCTCGCATCCGGGGATCTCGACGTCGCGAGCGGTTCGATCGGGGCGGGCGTGTTCAACTCGATCGCCCAGGACGTCCCCGTTCGGGCGGTGGCAGACCAGACGCAGTACTGGGACGACCAGCCATCAGGTAACAGGTTCTGGATTCGAGCGGAGCTGTACCAGGAAGGGATGTCCTTTGCTGACCTCCCGGAGAACCCGACAGTGGCGATCAACGGGGAGGCGACGTCGATGGACTACCTTCTGGGGCGGCTGCTCCAGCTCAACGACATGGGTTGGAACGACCTGACGGTAACGGAGATGCCGTTCCCGGACATGATCTCGGCGATGGGCTCGGGGGAGATCGACGCCTGTACGATCCCCGATCCGCTCGGGCTGCAGGTCGCCCAGGAAACCGGCGCGGGCCAGTTGCTGTACGGCTCCCAGCTCGCCCCCCGGATGCAGATCGCGACGTATTTCTTCGGGGAGCCGTTCATGGAGAACCGACCCGACGTCGCCAGACGGTGGCTGGAGGCGTATCTCCTCGGCGTCCGCGAGTACTACGATATGGGCGGATTCCCGAACGAGGAGGTCGCCTCGATCATCAGCGAGGAGATCGACGTTCCCGTCCCCGCGATCCAGGCGTCGATCCCGTCGCTCGTCCACAAGAACGGCCGGATGAACGTCGACAGCTTGATGCGGCAACAGGAGTTTCACGCGTGTCGCGGCTATCTCGACGAGACGGTTTCCGCCGACGAAATCGTCGACGAAACCCTGCTGGACGCTGCCCTCGAGGAGGTCGGGCGGCTGGACGAGGCGGAAGCGACTCCCTCGGTGGACACGATCCACGAGTGGAGCGAGACGGCGCCGGCTCCGTACGCCCCGGTCGGAGAGATCACCGTTCCGGAGGGATTCCCCGGGGAACGGATCTGCGAGTGA
- a CDS encoding DUF5820 family protein, producing MPTLPDGWTVWNDGSNGQVVLTYRPDVFDSQAFPAPCLPTIYVSDGPQDSRPAAARRETDGWQVVLFLEPEIELEHRRYDDQSDALDGAISLAEEFADGDIDYREAYQLPREAYLEKLDELVG from the coding sequence CTGCCGACGCTGCCGGACGGGTGGACGGTCTGGAACGACGGATCGAACGGGCAGGTCGTTCTCACGTATCGGCCGGACGTGTTCGACTCTCAGGCGTTTCCTGCTCCCTGTTTGCCGACGATCTACGTGAGTGACGGGCCGCAGGACTCGCGCCCGGCAGCCGCCCGCCGAGAGACCGACGGCTGGCAGGTGGTGCTGTTCCTGGAACCGGAGATCGAACTCGAACACCGGAGATACGACGATCAAAGCGACGCACTCGACGGGGCCATCTCGCTGGCCGAGGAGTTCGCCGACGGCGACATCGATTATCGCGAGGCGTACCAGCTCCCGCGGGAGGCGTACCTCGAGAAGCTCGACGAACTGGTTGGCTGA
- a CDS encoding serine protein kinase PrkA: protein MTPGRTLEEISRKYRESVPSDLREAKSFEWYLEALYEDPHVARNAHQRVADMFDHYGTTYDEDRGVVEYRLAAEDPLHDGEHVFYGREIHEAIHEFVNKVKSGARGLGPEKRIKLLLGPVGSGKSHFDWLVRRYFEAYTLEDAGRMYTFRWTNLCDVIRDQDPADDEVRSPMNQDPLVLLPAGQRDEILEDLNDRLDAPYTIRNDQSLDPASEFYMDTLLSHYGDDLEAVMDTHVEILRLTASENKRQCIETFEPKDKKNQDETELTGDVNYSKLAVYGESDPRAFDYAGAFCNANRGLFSGEELLKLQREFLYDFLHATQERTIKPKNNPRIDIDQVIVGRTNMPEYREKTGDEKMEAFNDRTKRIDYPYVLEYESEANIYRKMLRNADVPDVNVEPHTLEMAGLFGVLTRIEEPSDESVSLLQKAKAYNGELDEVDAVDVKKLREDGDERAEIAEGMSGVSARFIGDEIAEAIMDATHRERGYLSPLSTFRHFEANLESHGSIDADNLKRYERLLELVREEYKERAIEDVRHALAYDVEELRRQGEKYVDHVMAYIDDTTVEDELTGREGDPDETFLRAVEERLDIPADRKDDFRQEISNWISRRAREGTSFDPHENDRLRRALERKLWDDKKHNINFSALVSASETDDDDRAAWIDALREQGYSAAGAREVLEFAGAEVAKNELEEDV from the coding sequence ATGACGCCCGGACGGACGCTCGAGGAAATCAGCCGGAAGTACCGCGAGTCAGTGCCGTCGGATCTTCGCGAGGCGAAGTCGTTCGAGTGGTATCTCGAGGCGCTGTACGAGGATCCCCACGTCGCACGCAACGCTCACCAGCGGGTCGCCGACATGTTCGACCACTACGGCACCACCTACGACGAAGATCGTGGCGTCGTCGAGTATCGGCTCGCCGCGGAGGATCCGCTACACGACGGCGAACACGTCTTTTATGGCCGGGAGATCCACGAGGCGATCCACGAGTTCGTCAACAAGGTGAAGTCGGGCGCCCGGGGGCTCGGCCCCGAAAAACGGATCAAGCTCTTGCTCGGACCGGTCGGCTCCGGGAAGTCGCACTTCGACTGGCTGGTGCGGCGCTACTTCGAGGCGTACACCCTCGAGGACGCCGGTCGGATGTACACGTTCCGGTGGACGAACCTGTGTGACGTCATTCGCGATCAGGATCCGGCCGACGACGAGGTCCGATCGCCGATGAACCAGGACCCGCTCGTGTTGCTCCCGGCCGGACAGCGCGACGAGATCCTCGAGGACCTCAACGACCGGTTGGACGCGCCGTACACCATCCGGAACGACCAGTCGCTGGATCCGGCAAGCGAGTTCTACATGGACACGTTGCTCTCCCACTACGGCGACGACCTCGAGGCAGTCATGGACACCCACGTCGAGATCCTCCGACTGACAGCAAGCGAGAACAAGCGCCAGTGTATCGAGACGTTCGAGCCGAAGGACAAGAAAAACCAGGACGAGACCGAACTCACCGGCGACGTCAACTACTCGAAGCTCGCGGTCTACGGCGAGTCGGATCCGCGAGCGTTCGACTACGCCGGGGCGTTCTGCAACGCCAACCGCGGACTCTTCTCGGGGGAGGAGCTGCTCAAACTCCAGCGGGAGTTCCTCTACGACTTCCTGCACGCCACTCAAGAGCGGACGATCAAACCGAAGAACAACCCCCGAATCGACATCGACCAGGTGATCGTCGGCCGGACGAACATGCCCGAATACCGCGAGAAGACGGGTGACGAGAAGATGGAGGCGTTCAACGACCGGACGAAACGCATCGACTACCCGTACGTCCTCGAGTACGAGTCGGAGGCGAACATCTACCGGAAGATGCTGCGGAACGCGGACGTCCCCGACGTCAACGTCGAGCCCCACACCCTGGAGATGGCGGGACTGTTCGGCGTGTTGACCCGGATCGAGGAGCCGTCCGACGAGTCGGTGTCGCTGTTGCAGAAGGCGAAGGCGTACAACGGGGAACTCGACGAGGTCGACGCCGTCGACGTGAAGAAGCTCCGGGAGGACGGCGACGAGCGCGCCGAGATCGCGGAAGGGATGTCCGGCGTCTCGGCCCGGTTCATCGGCGACGAGATCGCCGAGGCAATCATGGACGCGACCCACCGTGAGCGCGGATACCTTTCGCCGCTTTCGACGTTCCGTCACTTCGAGGCGAACCTCGAGAGCCACGGCTCGATCGACGCCGACAACCTCAAGCGCTACGAGCGGCTGCTCGAACTGGTCCGCGAGGAGTACAAAGAGCGCGCAATAGAGGACGTCCGGCACGCGCTGGCGTACGACGTCGAGGAACTGCGACGCCAGGGCGAAAAGTACGTGGATCACGTGATGGCGTACATCGACGACACCACTGTCGAGGACGAACTCACCGGCCGCGAGGGGGATCCCGACGAGACGTTCCTGCGTGCGGTCGAAGAGCGGCTCGACATCCCGGCGGATCGCAAGGACGACTTCCGACAGGAGATCTCCAACTGGATCTCCCGGCGGGCCCGGGAGGGAACCTCCTTCGACCCTCACGAGAACGATCGACTGCGACGGGCGCTGGAGCGGAAGCTCTGGGACGACAAAAAGCACAACATCAACTTCTCCGCGCTCGTGTCCGCAAGCGAGACGGACGACGACGATCGGGCTGCCTGGATCGACGCCCTGAGAGAGCAGGGCTACTCGGCGGCGGGCGCCCGTGAGGTGCTCGAGTTCGCCGGCGCCGAGGTCGCCAAAAACGAACTCGAGGAAGATGTCTGA